Proteins from one Arsenophonus apicola genomic window:
- the serS gene encoding serine--tRNA ligase, whose product MLDPNLLRNELDVVAEKLARRGFILDVDKLRKLEQERKDLQIKTETLQAERNSRSKTIGAAKARGEDVDDLRKEVNQLAEELDNTKNKLTQIQDQIRNIALTLPNLPDESVPDGKDETDNVEISRWGEPRQYDFAIKDHVALGELTDGLDFPAAVKITGSRFVVMKGQIARLHRALAQFMLDLHTEQHGYTETYVPYLVNHATLYGTGQLPKFSEDLFHTKPLAEQASNQQYALIPTAEVPVTNLVRDEIIAAERLPIRLTAHTPCFRSEAGSYGRDTRGLIRMHQFDKVELVQIVEPDKSMAALEELTDHAEKVLQLLKLPYRKIILCTGDMGFAACKTYDLEVWLPAQNTYREISSCSNTWDFQARRMQARFRHKEDKKPQLLHTLNGSGLAVGRTLVAVMENYQQADGRIEVPEVLRPYMKDLAYIG is encoded by the coding sequence ATGCTCGATCCAAATTTACTGCGTAATGAGCTAGACGTAGTTGCTGAAAAACTGGCTCGTAGGGGATTTATTCTTGATGTAGATAAGTTGCGTAAACTAGAGCAAGAACGCAAAGATTTACAAATTAAAACGGAAACCTTGCAGGCAGAACGAAACTCCCGCTCGAAAACTATCGGTGCAGCAAAAGCACGTGGTGAAGATGTTGACGATTTACGTAAGGAAGTTAACCAGTTGGCTGAAGAGCTGGATAACACTAAAAATAAGCTAACGCAAATCCAAGATCAGATCCGCAATATTGCCTTAACGTTACCCAATTTACCCGATGAAAGTGTACCAGACGGTAAAGATGAAACCGATAATGTTGAAATAAGCCGTTGGGGTGAACCGCGCCAGTATGATTTTGCCATCAAAGATCATGTGGCATTAGGTGAATTAACTGATGGACTGGATTTCCCCGCTGCGGTAAAAATTACCGGTTCCCGTTTTGTGGTCATGAAAGGCCAGATTGCACGTTTACATCGGGCGTTGGCACAATTCATGTTGGATTTACATACCGAACAACATGGTTATACAGAAACTTATGTTCCCTATCTAGTTAATCATGCCACCCTTTATGGTACTGGTCAGTTACCTAAATTTAGCGAAGATCTTTTTCATACTAAACCGCTGGCAGAGCAAGCATCAAATCAACAATATGCGTTGATCCCAACTGCTGAAGTGCCAGTAACTAATTTAGTCCGCGATGAGATTATAGCGGCGGAAAGGTTGCCGATCCGCCTGACAGCGCATACTCCCTGTTTTCGTTCTGAAGCGGGCTCTTATGGCCGCGATACCCGTGGTCTGATCCGGATGCACCAATTTGATAAAGTTGAGTTAGTACAGATAGTAGAGCCAGACAAATCGATGGCGGCACTGGAAGAATTAACCGACCATGCAGAAAAAGTATTGCAACTACTAAAATTACCATATCGTAAAATTATTTTGTGCACGGGCGATATGGGATTTGCCGCTTGTAAAACCTATGATTTGGAAGTATGGCTGCCGGCACAAAATACTTATCGCGAAATCTCTTCTTGCTCAAATACCTGGGATTTTCAGGCGCGTCGTATGCAAGCACGTTTCCGTCATAAAGAGGATAAAAAACCGCAGTTGCTGCATACCTTAAATGGCTCAGGTTTGGCGGTTGGTCGTACTTTGGTTGCCGTTATGGAAAATTATCAGCAAGCTGATGGACGAATCGAAGTGCCTGAAGTTTTGCGACCATATATGAAGGATTTAGCCTATATTGGTTAA
- a CDS encoding replication-associated recombination protein A: MSNLPLDFSSNEFQPLAAKMRPINLEQYIGQQHLLAKEKPLARAIRAGQLHSMILWGPPGTGKTTLAEIIGHYADAAIEKISAVTSGIKEIRQSIEIARQNRQLGRRTILFVDEVHRFNKSQQDAFLPHIEDGTVTFIGATTENPSFELNSALLSRARVYLLKSLANEEIAMVLQQAMADSQRGYGGQKIILPDDTRDMIAQLVNGDARRALNLLEMMVDMAEIDDKDQRILAVNLLKEVSGERSARFDNKGDRYYDLISALHKSVRGSAPDAALYWYARIITAGGDPLYVARRLLAIASEDIGNADPRAMQVAIAAWDCFTRVGPAEGERAIAQAIVYLACAAKSNAVYNAFQAAINDAQQKPDYDVPSHLRNAPTKLMKEMGLGQEYRYAHDEPNAYAAGENYFPAQMQGTRYYSPSNRGLEGKIGEKLSWLAELDQNSSIKRYR; encoded by the coding sequence GTGAGTAATTTGCCACTTGATTTTTCATCGAATGAATTTCAACCATTGGCCGCAAAAATGCGGCCAATCAACTTAGAGCAATATATTGGTCAGCAACATTTATTAGCTAAAGAAAAACCTCTGGCACGTGCTATTCGTGCCGGTCAACTGCATTCCATGATTTTGTGGGGGCCACCTGGTACCGGTAAAACGACCCTGGCTGAAATTATTGGTCACTATGCGGACGCAGCGATTGAAAAGATTTCAGCAGTAACATCAGGTATCAAAGAGATCCGTCAGTCGATTGAAATCGCTCGTCAAAATCGCCAATTAGGGCGCAGAACGATTTTATTTGTTGATGAAGTTCATCGTTTCAATAAGAGTCAACAAGATGCCTTTTTACCTCATATAGAAGATGGTACGGTAACTTTTATTGGTGCCACGACAGAGAACCCTTCTTTTGAACTCAACTCAGCCTTACTTTCACGTGCTCGTGTTTATCTGTTGAAATCATTGGCGAATGAAGAAATTGCCATGGTTTTACAGCAGGCCATGGCGGATAGTCAACGTGGTTATGGTGGCCAGAAAATTATTTTACCCGATGATACCCGTGACATGATCGCTCAGTTAGTCAATGGTGATGCCAGACGAGCATTAAATTTACTGGAAATGATGGTCGATATGGCTGAAATCGATGATAAAGATCAGCGAATATTAGCCGTAAATTTACTCAAGGAAGTAAGTGGTGAAAGAAGTGCGCGTTTTGATAACAAAGGTGATCGTTATTATGATCTAATTTCAGCCTTACATAAATCGGTCCGTGGCTCTGCCCCAGATGCGGCGCTGTATTGGTATGCCCGAATTATCACTGCTGGTGGCGATCCGTTATATGTTGCTCGTCGCTTGCTGGCCATTGCCTCTGAAGATATCGGTAATGCCGACCCAAGGGCGATGCAAGTTGCGATAGCAGCGTGGGATTGTTTTACGCGTGTTGGGCCAGCAGAAGGCGAGCGTGCCATTGCCCAAGCAATTGTCTATTTAGCTTGTGCCGCTAAAAGTAATGCGGTCTATAATGCTTTCCAGGCCGCCATAAATGACGCCCAACAGAAGCCAGATTACGATGTCCCTAGCCATTTACGCAATGCACCGACTAAGTTAATGAAAGAGATGGGCTTAGGGCAAGAATATCGCTATGCTCACGATGAACCTAATGCTTATGCGGCTGGTGAAAATTACTTTCCAGCACAGATGCAAGGAACACGTTATTATTCTCCATCAAATCGTGGGTTAGAAGGCAAAATTGGCGAAAAATTATCCTGGCTGGCAGAATTGGATCAAAATAGCTCAATAAAACGCTATCGTTAA
- the lolA gene encoding outer membrane lipoprotein chaperone LolA: protein MKKLIMLGLLVISFHISQVWADAAAQLQMRLNKINSFHANFAQKVTSVDGDLIQQGEGQLWIKRPNLFNWHMVSPDESWLVSDGTNLWFYNPFVEQVTVTLLSEATTDTPFMLITRNDPQDWKRYHISQNGDDFLLTATKNKGNLKHFSITVQPDGTIQQFTAVEQDGQMSSYQLKGQQNSHVDDDKFKFVPPQGVTLDDQRSRR, encoded by the coding sequence ATGAAAAAACTGATAATGTTAGGCTTGTTAGTAATAAGTTTTCATATTAGCCAGGTTTGGGCGGATGCGGCTGCACAATTGCAAATGCGCCTAAATAAAATAAATAGTTTTCATGCTAATTTTGCGCAAAAGGTAACCAGTGTTGATGGTGATTTAATACAGCAAGGTGAAGGTCAACTCTGGATCAAGCGGCCAAATTTATTTAACTGGCATATGGTATCACCGGATGAAAGTTGGTTAGTTTCTGATGGCACCAATCTTTGGTTCTACAATCCTTTTGTTGAGCAGGTTACGGTAACTTTATTGAGTGAGGCAACGACCGATACGCCGTTTATGTTGATCACCCGTAACGATCCGCAGGACTGGAAACGTTATCACATCAGCCAAAATGGTGATGATTTCCTGTTAACTGCGACAAAAAATAAGGGAAATCTGAAACATTTTTCCATTACTGTCCAGCCTGATGGTACTATTCAACAGTTTACTGCGGTAGAGCAAGATGGCCAGATGAGTTCATATCAACTCAAGGGTCAGCAAAATAGTCATGTTGATGACGATAAATTTAAATTTGTGCCGCCACAAGGTGTAACCCTTGATGATCAGAGATCAAGGAGGTGA
- a CDS encoding DNA translocase FtsK 4TM domain-containing protein, which produces MGQEYTEDKNIKLKKISNGKILIEVILLIITIWAIFLMVALISFHPSDPSWSQTTWNEPIKNLAGGIGAWSADILFSVFGILAYVIPLVMLLGCWNVFKDIDNQDCLDFFVLSLRLIGGLALIITSCALAALNIDDLPNFSSGGIIGSVFSNAILPWFNILGTTLALLCIWVISFTLFTGWSWLTIAEKIGALVLATITLITNRSRSNNKHQATKAYVSPHPAKLYDGTSDTADYIDPDDVLFSTAPIKQLAKEGLSNNKNDEFYRDKVQSLTPAEAKGALDIQAETLDKYDEDIFSKPSNIPVPMDDEIDLNQRIDPNQVTQVSDQKEAPNLADPSIFSVTKKDAEADASTAFTPVKSQIKKGIGPEFPRPNPVRLPTRRELYGNRLTTQKEQELDAEQKAFQNPATQSDSAEFTIDDWNEDKLRDQFLQQQNERYNTNITNNLNQPTANIDVDDKPIAADETELNAFVDSQPQVEHKWPLEEEAEILQQQVAQDSSQTSLAPEDKKQKVAQTLPEQGSLFHPFLVRNDQPLPKPTTPMPSLDLLASPPNHNEPVDMFALEQTSRLIEARLSDYRVKAEVVGFSPGPVITRFELDLAPGVKAARISNLSRDLARSLSATAVRIVEVIPGKPYVGLELPNKKRQTVYLREVLDCDKFRRNSSPLTIVLGKDIEGEPVIADLEKMPHLLVAGTTGSGKSVGVNAMILSILYKAKPEDVRFIMIDPKMLELSIYEGIPHLLTEVVTDMKDAANALRWCVNEMERRYKLMSALGVRNLAGYNDKINAAERMGRPIPDPFWKPGDSMDSSHPVLKKEPYIVVMVDEFADLMMTAGKKVEELIARLAQKARAAGIHLVLATQRPSVDIITGLIKANIPTRIAFTVSSKIDSRTILDQGGAESLLGMGDMLYLPPNSSIPIRVHGAFVRDQEVHDVVKDWQARGKPEYIDNITKGGEEGEGSNGYDGDEELDPLFDQAVEFVTEKQRVSISGVQRQFRIGYNRAARIVEQMEARGVVSEPGHNGNREVLTPPPAEY; this is translated from the coding sequence TTGGGCCAGGAATATACAGAAGACAAAAACATTAAGTTAAAAAAGATTAGTAATGGCAAGATACTGATAGAGGTTATTTTACTGATAATTACTATCTGGGCGATTTTTTTAATGGTGGCTCTGATAAGCTTTCATCCTTCCGATCCTAGCTGGTCACAGACGACTTGGAATGAACCGATTAAAAATTTAGCTGGCGGCATCGGTGCTTGGTCAGCCGATATTCTTTTCTCTGTTTTTGGCATCTTAGCCTATGTTATACCATTAGTCATGTTATTAGGGTGTTGGAATGTATTTAAAGATATCGATAATCAGGATTGCCTGGATTTTTTTGTTCTTTCCTTACGCCTGATCGGTGGGTTAGCGTTAATAATTACCTCGTGTGCCCTGGCAGCACTTAATATTGATGATTTACCTAATTTTTCCTCCGGTGGTATTATTGGTAGTGTTTTTAGTAATGCCATTCTGCCTTGGTTTAATATATTAGGAACCACATTAGCGTTACTTTGTATTTGGGTTATTAGTTTCACCTTATTTACAGGTTGGTCATGGTTAACGATTGCGGAAAAGATTGGAGCACTGGTGTTAGCGACAATAACGCTTATCACTAATCGTAGTCGTAGTAATAACAAGCATCAAGCAACAAAAGCTTATGTCTCACCTCATCCGGCTAAATTATACGATGGCACATCAGATACAGCAGATTATATCGATCCAGATGATGTGCTTTTTTCAACCGCTCCAATTAAACAGTTAGCGAAAGAAGGATTGAGTAATAATAAAAACGATGAGTTTTATCGAGATAAGGTACAGTCTTTGACGCCTGCTGAAGCTAAAGGCGCCCTTGATATTCAGGCAGAAACACTAGACAAATATGATGAAGATATCTTTAGCAAACCGTCAAATATCCCCGTTCCAATGGATGATGAGATTGATCTCAATCAACGGATAGATCCTAATCAGGTTACTCAAGTTAGCGATCAAAAAGAAGCCCCAAATTTGGCTGACCCGTCAATTTTCTCAGTAACAAAAAAAGATGCGGAAGCTGACGCTAGTACTGCTTTTACACCGGTAAAGTCACAAATTAAAAAAGGTATTGGTCCCGAATTTCCGCGCCCTAATCCTGTTCGTTTACCAACACGGCGCGAGCTTTATGGTAATCGTCTAACAACACAGAAAGAACAGGAATTGGATGCAGAGCAAAAAGCTTTTCAAAATCCCGCCACTCAGTCTGATAGTGCGGAGTTTACTATTGATGATTGGAATGAAGATAAATTACGTGATCAGTTTTTGCAACAGCAAAATGAGCGTTACAACACCAACATAACTAATAACCTAAATCAACCAACAGCTAACATTGATGTGGATGACAAGCCCATTGCAGCAGATGAAACTGAATTAAATGCATTCGTTGACAGCCAACCACAAGTTGAACATAAATGGCCATTGGAAGAAGAGGCAGAGATATTGCAGCAGCAAGTAGCACAAGATAGTAGTCAAACATCATTAGCGCCTGAGGATAAAAAGCAAAAGGTAGCGCAGACATTACCTGAGCAGGGAAGTCTTTTTCATCCTTTTCTGGTACGTAATGATCAACCATTACCAAAACCCACGACGCCAATGCCCTCATTAGATCTGCTTGCCAGCCCACCAAACCACAACGAACCGGTTGATATGTTTGCGTTGGAACAAACATCCCGTTTAATTGAAGCACGTTTAAGCGATTATCGGGTAAAAGCGGAAGTGGTTGGTTTTTCACCTGGGCCAGTTATTACGCGCTTTGAGTTGGACTTAGCCCCTGGCGTCAAGGCGGCACGTATTTCTAATTTATCTAGAGATTTAGCACGTTCTTTATCGGCAACTGCGGTACGTATTGTAGAGGTGATACCGGGTAAACCTTATGTAGGTTTAGAATTACCCAATAAAAAGCGCCAGACGGTGTATCTACGTGAAGTGCTTGATTGTGATAAATTTCGCCGTAACTCATCACCATTAACCATTGTATTAGGTAAAGATATTGAAGGTGAACCTGTTATTGCTGATTTAGAAAAAATGCCGCATTTGTTAGTTGCCGGTACCACCGGTTCGGGTAAATCGGTAGGGGTTAATGCCATGATCCTCAGTATCTTGTATAAAGCAAAACCTGAGGATGTTCGCTTTATTATGATCGATCCTAAGATGTTGGAACTTTCTATTTATGAAGGCATTCCGCATTTGCTGACCGAAGTTGTCACCGATATGAAAGATGCGGCGAATGCACTGCGTTGGTGTGTTAATGAAATGGAACGTCGCTACAAACTTATGTCAGCTTTAGGCGTAAGAAATCTGGCGGGCTATAACGATAAAATTAATGCCGCTGAGCGCATGGGACGTCCAATACCTGATCCATTTTGGAAACCAGGCGATAGTATGGATAGTAGCCATCCAGTACTGAAGAAAGAGCCTTATATTGTTGTTATGGTCGATGAATTTGCTGATCTGATGATGACCGCCGGCAAAAAAGTGGAAGAGCTAATTGCGCGTTTGGCACAAAAGGCGCGAGCAGCCGGTATTCATCTAGTCTTGGCGACCCAGCGGCCATCGGTTGATATTATTACTGGTTTAATTAAGGCTAACATACCCACTCGGATTGCGTTTACTGTATCAAGTAAGATAGATTCTCGCACCATTCTTGATCAAGGTGGCGCCGAATCTTTATTAGGCATGGGCGATATGCTTTACTTACCGCCAAACTCCTCTATTCCAATTCGTGTTCACGGTGCTTTTGTTCGCGATCAGGAAGTGCATGATGTGGTCAAAGATTGGCAAGCGAGAGGTAAACCTGAATATATAGATAACATCACTAAGGGTGGTGAAGAGGGTGAAGGTAGTAATGGTTATGATGGTGATGAAGAGCTAGATCCCTTATTTGATCAAGCGGTTGAGTTTGTGACGGAAAAGCAGCGTGTCTCTATATCGGGCGTGCAGCGACAATTTCGTATTGGCTATAATCGAGCGGCTAGAATTGTTGAGCAGATGGAGGCTCGGGGGGTTGTTAGTGAGCCGGGCCATAATGGTAATCGCGAAGTTTTAACACCACCACCAGCAGAATATTGA
- the lrp gene encoding leucine-responsive transcriptional regulator Lrp yields MIDNKKRPGKDLDRIDRNILNELQKDGRISNVELSKRVGLSPTPCLERVRRLERQGFISGYTALLNPHYLDASLLVFVEITLNRGAADVFEQFNAVVQKLEGIQECHLVSGDFDYLLKTRVPDMSAYRKLLGETLLRLPGVNDTRTYVVMEEVKQSNRLVIKTR; encoded by the coding sequence ATGATTGATAACAAAAAGCGTCCAGGAAAAGATCTTGATCGTATCGATAGGAACATACTTAATGAATTACAAAAGGATGGTCGTATTTCTAATGTAGAGCTTTCTAAGAGAGTAGGGTTATCGCCGACCCCTTGTTTGGAACGTGTGCGTCGTTTGGAGCGTCAAGGTTTTATTTCAGGTTATACCGCTTTATTAAATCCACACTATCTCGATGCATCTTTATTGGTTTTTGTTGAGATCACCTTAAACCGTGGTGCTGCAGATGTTTTTGAACAGTTTAATGCTGTTGTGCAAAAACTGGAAGGGATTCAGGAATGTCATTTAGTCTCTGGGGATTTTGATTATTTACTTAAAACACGGGTTCCCGATATGTCTGCTTATCGTAAATTATTAGGCGAGACTTTGCTTCGTCTCCCTGGTGTCAATGACACGCGGACTTATGTAGTAATGGAAGAGGTGAAACAGAGTAATCGTTTGGTCATTAAGACTCGTTAA
- the trxB gene encoding thioredoxin-disulfide reductase has translation MKTNNHSKVIILGSGPAGYTAAIYAARANLNPVLITGMQPGGQLTTTTEVENWPGDHTELMGPVLMERMLQHTKKFTAQENIINDHIYAVDLQQRPFKLTGDNGIYSCDALIIATGASARYLGLPSEEAFKGRGVSACATCDGFFYRNQKVAVVGGGNTAIEEALYLSNIAAEVHVIHRRDTFRAEKILIQRMMEKVKTGNIVLHTNFTLDEVLGDNSGVTGINLRSTENDNLKMLAVTGVFIAIGHTPNTSIFADQLVLENGYIQVQSGTKGNATQTSVEGVFAAGDVMDYVYRQAITSAGTGCMAALDAERYLDALYRK, from the coding sequence ATGAAAACCAACAATCATAGTAAGGTTATAATTCTGGGATCTGGCCCAGCTGGCTATACAGCAGCTATTTATGCCGCCCGAGCAAATTTAAATCCGGTATTAATTACTGGCATGCAACCAGGGGGGCAATTAACCACCACTACCGAAGTTGAAAATTGGCCAGGAGATCATACCGAGTTAATGGGCCCGGTATTGATGGAACGCATGCTGCAACATACTAAAAAATTTACTGCACAAGAAAATATTATTAATGATCACATTTATGCGGTTGATCTGCAGCAACGGCCGTTCAAGCTCACCGGTGATAACGGAATCTATAGCTGTGATGCGCTTATTATTGCAACTGGCGCCTCAGCTCGCTACCTGGGTTTACCGTCTGAAGAAGCCTTTAAAGGTCGTGGCGTTTCAGCCTGTGCTACCTGCGATGGCTTTTTCTATCGCAACCAAAAAGTGGCGGTAGTGGGTGGTGGAAATACCGCTATTGAAGAAGCACTTTACCTATCAAATATTGCCGCAGAAGTCCATGTCATTCATCGACGTGACACGTTTCGTGCCGAAAAAATTCTCATCCAACGGATGATGGAAAAAGTAAAAACTGGCAATATTGTGTTACATACCAATTTTACCCTTGATGAGGTATTAGGTGACAATAGTGGTGTCACTGGCATCAATTTGCGTTCAACCGAAAATGACAATCTAAAGATGCTTGCTGTGACTGGCGTGTTTATTGCTATTGGCCATACCCCCAATACCAGTATTTTTGCCGATCAGTTAGTGTTAGAAAATGGCTACATTCAAGTGCAATCTGGCACTAAAGGCAATGCAACCCAAACCTCAGTTGAAGGTGTTTTCGCTGCTGGTGATGTCATGGACTATGTCTATCGTCAAGCCATTACCTCAGCAGGTACTGGTTGTATGGCTGCCCTTGACGCCGAACGTTATTTAGACGCGCTATACCGCAAATAA
- the cydD gene encoding heme ABC transporter permease/ATP-binding protein CydD, translating to MDKQKQTELVNWLKQQSAPAKHWLRLSMLLGIISGLLIVMQAWLLASLLQALIVENLPREQLLVQFVLLICVFTSRAIINFMRESVGFVCGKIVRQQIRIMVLNKLDQLGPVWVKNKPAGSWATIILEQIEDIQDYYARYLPQMYLAAMIPIIILIAIFPINWAAGLILFITAPLIPLFMILVGMGAADVNRRNFVALARLSGRFLDRLRGLDTLRLFLRAKKEVKDIEQATEEFRQRTMEVLRMAFLSSAVLEFFASISIAIVAVYFGFSYLGELDFGNYGIPVTLFAGFLALILAPEFFQPLRDLGTYYHAKAQAVGAAESLFTLLASIEQPSPQPQNNQLIAPVKPLTITAHQLEIFSHDNVRLAGPLNFTLLPNQRIALVGQSGAGKSSLLNVLLGFLPYRGSLMVNGIELRDLDMTDWRKQLSWVGQNPHLPAQTIIDNIRLYSPEASAAAINTAMENAYVTEFTEHLPAGLDTQIGENAARLSVGQAQRIAVARALLNPCHLLLLDEPAASLDMQSEQRVMTALNMASTKQTTLLVTHLLEEAATYDQIWVMENGLIIEQGTYNKLSQTTGAFSRLLTYRAEEI from the coding sequence ATGGATAAACAAAAACAAACTGAGTTGGTTAATTGGTTGAAACAACAATCAGCTCCAGCAAAACACTGGCTACGCTTATCCATGTTACTGGGAATTATTAGTGGCTTACTAATCGTTATGCAAGCCTGGCTTTTAGCTTCCCTTTTACAAGCATTGATTGTAGAGAATCTACCTCGAGAACAACTGCTAGTTCAATTTGTTTTACTTATTTGTGTATTTACTTCAAGAGCGATAATTAACTTTATGCGGGAAAGTGTTGGATTCGTTTGTGGCAAAATTGTTCGTCAGCAGATCCGTATCATGGTGCTAAATAAACTTGACCAATTGGGGCCTGTTTGGGTTAAAAATAAACCCGCCGGAAGTTGGGCAACGATCATTTTAGAACAAATTGAAGACATACAGGATTATTATGCTCGCTATTTACCGCAAATGTATTTAGCCGCTATGATCCCGATTATCATTTTGATTGCAATTTTCCCAATTAACTGGGCTGCTGGCTTAATTTTATTTATCACCGCACCTTTAATTCCCTTATTTATGATATTAGTAGGGATGGGTGCCGCTGATGTCAATCGGCGAAATTTTGTGGCGTTAGCCCGATTAAGCGGCAGATTTCTCGATCGTTTACGTGGACTTGATACCTTACGACTTTTTTTGCGGGCTAAAAAAGAAGTAAAAGATATTGAACAAGCAACCGAAGAGTTTCGTCAAAGAACGATGGAAGTCTTACGTATGGCCTTTCTCTCTTCGGCAGTATTAGAATTCTTCGCATCAATTTCTATTGCCATTGTCGCAGTTTATTTTGGTTTCTCTTATTTAGGAGAATTAGATTTCGGAAATTATGGCATACCAGTTACCCTTTTTGCTGGCTTTTTGGCCTTGATACTCGCTCCGGAATTTTTTCAGCCACTACGGGATTTAGGCACTTATTACCATGCTAAAGCGCAAGCAGTAGGTGCAGCAGAATCTTTATTTACATTATTAGCCAGCATAGAACAACCATCGCCACAACCACAAAATAATCAGCTAATTGCGCCGGTTAAACCACTAACGATTACTGCGCATCAGCTAGAAATTTTTTCTCACGATAATGTACGCTTGGCTGGCCCGCTAAATTTTACCCTACTGCCAAACCAGCGGATTGCTTTAGTCGGCCAAAGTGGGGCTGGCAAAAGTTCCTTGTTAAATGTGCTACTCGGTTTTCTACCTTATCGCGGCTCGCTAATGGTTAATGGAATCGAACTTAGGGATCTCGATATGACTGATTGGCGCAAACAACTTAGCTGGGTTGGTCAAAATCCCCATTTACCCGCACAAACCATTATTGACAATATACGTCTCTACTCACCGGAAGCTTCCGCAGCAGCAATCAATACAGCAATGGAAAATGCTTATGTAACTGAGTTTACCGAGCATTTACCCGCGGGTCTTGATACTCAAATTGGCGAAAATGCTGCTCGCTTATCCGTTGGACAAGCGCAACGAATTGCAGTCGCCCGCGCACTATTAAACCCCTGTCATTTGCTTTTACTCGATGAACCTGCTGCTAGCCTTGATATGCAAAGTGAGCAACGTGTGATGACCGCACTTAATATGGCTTCTACTAAACAAACAACTTTGCTGGTTACTCATTTGTTAGAAGAAGCTGCCACATACGACCAAATATGGGTCATGGAAAATGGTTTAATTATTGAACAGGGCACTTATAACAAGCTAAGTCAGACTACAGGGGCTTTTAGCCGCCTGTTAACTTATCGCGCAGAGGAGATATAA